Within Runella rosea, the genomic segment GAATCATTTGTCGCTCAAAATCAGCCACTTCTCCCGAACGAATGGTAGCTAGTACTTGGCCTTTGCGAACATAATCGCCCAGTTCTACCGTTACGTTTTCTACATTTCCTCCCACCAGCGGAAACACTTTAATGACACGGTTTTCGTCGGCAATGACTTTACCCACGAGGGTCAACTCACTACGCACTGGCTCCGTCACAACGCTTGCCAGTTCGATGCGCTTCATCATGGTGTCCGACAACATAAAAGCCTTATTGTCTTCAACAACAGGCTTTTTTTCTTGACAAGCCGCCAATATTCCACCGCATACTATGACCAAAAAGAAAGTTTGTTTAGTATTCATTTTATTTAAAAAGTTCTTGTCCAACCGTGAAATTAAGCTCTTCATACGCCCCCACTCTATCCGCCTTTAGGCGGTTCAATTCTTTGATGCTTTCGCTGTAGGTTTCAATCAAATCAATAAATTCGAGCAACGTCAGATTGCGCTTTTGGAAGTTTTCCAGCACACCTTTGTTCAGCAACTCAAACTGGTCAGTAAATTTTGAATCGACGCTTTGCACCATGTTTTCAACGTAGCGTACTTTCTCCAATGCCGCCGCAACTTCATTGGCCACCGCATTAATTTTCTGATTCTGAATACCTTTTTGGTAGTCAATCAGGGTTTTAGCCACTTTAATGTTTCCCTGATTTTTGTTGAAAAGCGGCAAATCGGCCGAGAGCGTCAGGCCCGAATAATTATTGACAAAGCTACCCGCTTGGTCGTAGGTTGCACCGATACGCAAATTGGGTACTGCAAGGGCTTTCTGCAAATGGTAGTTCCATTCGGCCTGCCGGGCAAACGACTCAGTTACTTTCACATCCCCCCTATTTTGCAGGGCTAGCTCATTGAGAACCGAAACGTTATAATTGGCCAATTGATACCGACTTAACTCCGTTTCGTTTACCAGCGGAGTCACCGACCTCTCCGTATTAAGTAGTGTTTTAAGGCCTTTTTGTTTTTCAGTTAGTTGAAATAGAATCTCGGTTTTATCATTATTCAACTGAAAAAGCAGCGCTTT encodes:
- a CDS encoding TolC family protein, yielding MRIIIFMAFLLPIGGLAQDSLRISLRQADSLFVEKNLILLAERYRIDAAQASVIQAKLWDNPTLSTEWNLYNPNRQRVLDVGRGGQKIISIEQVIQTAGKRNKQVALTLENARLTEYEFMDLLRILKFELRSNFFDIFFLQNTLNRYQRQIETLERTVVAFETQYEKNNVSLRELLRLKALLFQLNNDKTEILFQLTEKQKGLKTLLNTERSVTPLVNETELSRYQLANYNVSVLNELALQNRGDVKVTESFARQAEWNYHLQKALAVPNLRIGATYDQAGSFVNNYSGLTLSADLPLFNKNQGNIKVAKTLIDYQKGIQNQKINAVANEVAAALEKVRYVENMVQSVDSKFTDQFELLNKGVLENFQKRNLTLLEFIDLIETYSESIKELNRLKADRVGAYEELNFTVGQELFK